The nucleotide sequence AGCCTAGAGGTAAAACAAGTCATCCTAATAATGCAAAGcttgaatatatatatgtatatatatatatatatacacgcttCCTTGACATCActaatatatctatatatctatatattagtgatctatctatctatctatctatctatctatctatctatctatctatctatctatctatctatctatctatctatctatctatatatagatagatatattaATGATGTCAAGGAAGCGCGCCAAACCTCTGTTAAAGGAAGCGCATTGTCAACGGGATGGATCTGCCAAAACAATATCTGCTCTTTTGCGGTTCATCCTCGAAGTTATCAAGAATTATGGAGCAGCCCCAAGTCAGATACTGGGACAATCAAAAGACCTATTACCCAAACCTCTTCCGGCTTGCATTGCAATTTCTCTGCACTCCAGCCTCATCTGTGCCGTGTGAGCGGGTGTTTTCAAcggctggagaaattgcgtccaAAAAGCGCAACAAGCtcaatttcaaaacattggaaaaacttattgttttaaataaaaatttgtaaaaaaaccaaaaacaaatcCCAGTGCACAAGCATCCTCTTTCACGACACGTTCACTTAGATTTTCATGTTATGATACATGTTCACATTATTGATTGACTGTaactaaaaactaaaatatattttaaatttaaataaataagtgaaATAATACAATATAATTACTTAAATAAATTAATGTATATACTAGGTCATCAAATCAGTGACAGTTGAGTCTGTCAACTCGGTTGCTTGTAGTATATTTAAGGTCCAGCAGGTGTCAGCACTCAATGACACAGTATCGACACAGTATCAATACAGTTAAGCAATGTGTCGAAACGCTTCACGACGCCTCATCGACCatcacttatatatatatatatatataagtgatggtcgatgagtgtgtgtgtgtgtgtgtgtataatgtatatacacatacacacacacacacacgggagcACATTGCTAAGCTGCAACCAGCAGGGGGCGCAGTTGATCAGGTGTTAAGTTCCATATCAGCTGTTGGCATGTAAACAGAAGCTCAGAACATTCAGGGCAAGATCCCTCTGTTAAAACAGCGAGCCGAATTACTCAATACAAATTTACTGTCAGTTTGTAACGAAAACTGATTCCATTATCTTAGTATTATTATCATTGTTGAATCTTGGGGCTTAGTATATATAGTATGAATAAATGCCTGTATGGCTATAAGACAGAAAACACAAAGaacaatcaaaataaaacaggaggaAATCATTCAAATGTCTGTTGTTCGAGTGACTGCAACCCACCAATAACAGGCGTGGGGAACACCGTCTCTGTGGAGTGAAAGAATGCAAAAATTTAACCTTAATGTAGCGATTCTCATTTAGAAAATGATGCCTTTATATTAAATAAAAACGTAACAAACCTCAATGGTCCCACTTGACTGCTGGGTGGGAGGGGTAAACAAGAAACGTATTCATTAAATATCATAATTAACATATAATTGCTACAGTTCAAACAGTTTATTAGCCTAATAGCCAGGTGTAGTGCTTTCTCCAAGGACGACATAATTCACTTCATCATATGTGTGTTCTGTTATAACGTTCTGATTAAATTTATAGTCGCAGTCACTTTAAGAGTTCCGGTGACGTTAACCGTTGCCGGCTTTTTCTGTCATGCGCATAGGATGTTATTTTGTCAGTTAATAAACACGGCTCACAGAGTCTGAATGTGAGAAGTTTTCGGCTCCTTTTCTACGCCTTTAAAGCAACTTCCACACAGTGTTATTTTAACTGTATTGTCACAATTTCTATTAAAATTAGGTTCACACTATAATGGTTGTATCTATTCAAATCGACAAActgaatttatttaatttgtgttTTCCTGAAAATGTTAAAGAACGGTGATGCTATTGACCTTCCCGCTCATATTTGAATTCAAATCAAGAGGGGGCGGGACCAGTTGCTATGACAACGCGTTGGCGCCATGACAGTTCCCTTTgtttcccccccgccccctgcaTGTAGGCGCAAGTAGAAGAGCGAACCGCGGAGAGAAACTGTCGAAATTACTGCCGTTCAAACGAGAAAACTATTGAATTTTTGCACAATTATCACATCGCAGGGTTGCAAACTAATTCGAATCAAAGCAACGAGAAAAGAGGCAGTTTTAAAACCAAGTACCCCACCCAAAACTCCCGGAAGTGACTCGATTCGTATCAAACTGCCCAATGGCTGCTCCTGAGGCTCGGCATAAAAAACAATACGTCATTCGAATACAAAACACATATCAACATGTGGGTTTTGATGCAATTGTGTAATTTTTCtcgctttaaaaaaatacaacgctgaacaaaaacaaactaggAGCgcatggggtgggggggtgaaaaaaaagacGTCACATCGCCTCCCCTCCCCCACCACGATCTCCGCGctcaaaacatacattttgatggACAGTTAACTGTCAGGCTTACGTAAACGTCAACACATTGCATATATTTGCGTGCAATTTGGCGCACAAATTACACTAAAAGTTGTCATTTTTTAAgcgaatggtaaaaaaaaaaaaaacataacaaaaatgtaaatacaacacaaatggGGTTATTATTCACATGCAaattgttaaaatatttttttgcctgTTTTTTATCGACGCTAATCCGACGTTTATTTGCAGCAGGCTGCAGGTTTGCGCAGTATGCGCGCCACGGCTGGCTGTCATGGCGATGACGTTTCCACAAACGAAAGCGGACAACCTCACATAACCTTCACTCTATAATAAAATAAGCAAAAACGGAAAACGACATAAACCTTTCTGCGggcgagtaaaaaaaaaaaaaaaaaatcctaccttTGCTTTTGCCATGTCGTCGcagacaaaaattgcaaaaaaaaaaacgtgtgaaactgtttttttccttctcacaAAGGGGTTTATGTGCTGTGCAGACAGGGGAGCTGCTTGAAATGGCGTATGTATATGGCAAAGCAATGTTTTTCTAGTTTATACCATGAAATATAAGAGCCAAACCAGTTTTAACCAGTTAGACATAGCACCGGCTGTCATTGGATGTCGATGTGTCACATGGCTACGGGCGCCCTCCCTTTTTGTGTCAAAAGCAAAACATGGTAGGGGGAGGATCTTCGAGGATCTCGTTGGACGTGCCGACCAGCTCCTCAAGGGGTCGTGCTAGTGTCACAGTAATGCAACGTTTAGTGTATTTGCAGCTGGAAAATATAAatcgaataaattaaataaaagcaGTAAATATCcgaatataaatacaaatattaagATCAACTGAGGAGTTCATCAAATTTCACCATACAACATTAAAACCAAATCCTGCCTGAAACGATAAGAACCAAAGCCTATAGCTTGACAATCAATAATCATTTTAATCTTTCTTGATAAAACTGGTCAAAATTTAGTTATGTCACCGACATCACATCACTGACACCATTGATCAACTGAATTACAACAGCACAGCGCTCACTCCACAAACCACAGCATGCATTCAACGATGATTAACATCTTCAACTACATTTTGACCAGACGCGTATtagctgtttatttttttcccatttgaaTCTACATTTATAAATATGCCAGTAACTCTATAGCCCCATAGGGGTTGATGTCGCCCCCTTCTGGACACTGAGCAGAAGAAGCCCTTGTAAGAAGAGGTGGAAGTGCACAACGAGGCACTCTTACGCTGCCACACCGCTACACAAGTCAGTAAAGAAAGAGTCCCGCTTGTGCGCGAGCGCCTCCAGGAAGTGACGAACTCGCTCTTGGCGTTGAGCAGCGTAGTGTGACAACATCTCCTGCCTGCGGAGGGCGTCGGCGGGTTTGCCGTTGCCATGGCGCTGCAGGTACTCGGTGGAGCAGGCTGAGGCGCGGTCCGCCTCCAGCTGCTGCAACGCCTCGTGCGCTCGGTGGATGTCTCGTGCGCTCTGGAATGTGAACATTTTAGGTACAGTATTGTGGAACAGACACGattgtgaagaaaaagaaaaccgaAGCATCACCTGAATTGATTTGTGGTTGACTTGATACTGGAGAATTGCTTCACATAAATTCCAGAAGGAATACTCGGGCCACAGCACCGACTGGAACACTAAACATGTGTGGGATGTCTGAGTAGGAAGAGGGAAGGGggataacaaaaaaacaaatcaatactccagataataaaaatgaatgaaaagtctTTGTCATCCTCACCTGCCAGAGTAAGAAGTCACTGAGGCGCACTTCGCCCGAGGTTCTGATGAGCAGGTCGGGATTAGGAGAATTGTTGCTGTACAGACATTCGCTCAGCAGAGCCTCGGACACGTCACTAACATACACAAGCGCGTTCAATTGAGTCACGTAAAAGTTGACATTTCAAAGCGCGCACATTACCTGGCTTGAATCAGTCCTTGCTCCACACCCCAAGCCATCTCTCTCACCGCGTTGGTCATTTCATATCGTGACGTGTAGGCGAAACACACATTCAAGAAGCACCTGTGGAAAAATAAGTATTTCAAAacctttttttcaaaaaaaaaaaaaaaaaagacttaatgaAGGGAGACGACAGCGTACTTGTTGTGAGCTCGTGTGG is from Syngnathus scovelli strain Florida chromosome 9, RoL_Ssco_1.2, whole genome shotgun sequence and encodes:
- the dhdds gene encoding dehydrodolichyl diphosphate synthase complex subunit DHDDS isoform X2, with product MSWIKEGELNLLEKISANILKAGPMPKHVAFIMDGNRRFARRKNMERQEGHMQGFNKLAETLRWCKHLNIQEVTVYAFSIENFKRTKDEVDGLMELAKQKFERLLDERENLEKHGVCIRVLGDLNLLPLDLQQLIAKAVLATRAHNKCFLNVCFAYTSRYEMTNAVREMAWGVEQGLIQASDVSEALLSECLYSNNSPNPDLLIRTSGEVRLSDFLLWQTSHTCLVFQSVLWPEYSFWNLCEAILQYQVNHKSIQSARDIHRAHEALQQLEADRASACSTEYLQRHGNGKPADALRRQEMLSHYAAQRQERVRHFLEALAHKRDSFFTDLCSGVAA
- the dhdds gene encoding dehydrodolichyl diphosphate synthase complex subunit DHDDS isoform X1, which encodes MSWIKEGELNLLEKISANILKAGPMPKHVAFIMDGNRRFARRKNMERQEGHMQGFNKLAESSLVFQTLRWCKHLNIQEVTVYAFSIENFKRTKDEVDGLMELAKQKFERLLDERENLEKHGVCIRVLGDLNLLPLDLQQLIAKAVLATRAHNKCFLNVCFAYTSRYEMTNAVREMAWGVEQGLIQASDVSEALLSECLYSNNSPNPDLLIRTSGEVRLSDFLLWQTSHTCLVFQSVLWPEYSFWNLCEAILQYQVNHKSIQSARDIHRAHEALQQLEADRASACSTEYLQRHGNGKPADALRRQEMLSHYAAQRQERVRHFLEALAHKRDSFFTDLCSGVAA